A region from the Oceanidesulfovibrio marinus genome encodes:
- the ftsH gene encoding ATP-dependent zinc metalloprotease FtsH gives MPDSGPSPNLKQYKEAGRIWKRFFLAILLVSIVYALYSAYMGSQEPRYKIDYDAFRSEVQNGHVQSVRVQGERIDGVLSQNRTRSLQGNRTVSFNEFYTFLPSFGDDQLMGLLSKNNVAVATTPKQEDGGYLWYAIISLLPFLLIVGLFYYQYKRMRGRAGPGMGIFNIGKSKATLYDSTMPGKTFDDVAGADNAKGELREVITFLKDPEKISRLGGQAPKGTLLVGPPGCGKTLMAKAVAGEAGVPFYSISGSVFMEMFVGVGASRVRDMFQEAKKNAPSIIFIDELDSIGRRRGAGLGGGNDEREQTLNQLLSEMDGFEPNENVVVMSATNRPDILDPALLRPGRFDRRITVDRPTRKARLAILKIHSRKKPLADDVDLDELARSTPGFSGADLENMLNEAALFAARYDRKRITRDDVENARDRVTMGLERKGLSLTDEEKRLIAYHEGGHALAAAKLKHADPLHKISIIPRARSLGATMQLPEDERYIYRKEYLLDRLATMMGGRASEQAVFGALTSGAGSDLLEATRLARKMVLEWGMSDAFSHISLGGEQENVFLGEEIAKRRDYAEETQHEVDRQVQAILDEAYDRARKIVEEHRGELDALVERLLEEEEISGDELRELIGGKKPESPAVEEEPAPAQ, from the coding sequence ATGCCTGACAGCGGACCATCTCCAAATCTCAAACAGTACAAGGAGGCAGGCAGGATCTGGAAACGGTTCTTCCTCGCGATTCTGCTCGTTTCCATCGTCTATGCCCTCTACTCGGCCTACATGGGGTCGCAGGAGCCGCGCTACAAGATCGACTACGACGCCTTCCGCAGCGAGGTTCAGAACGGCCACGTGCAGTCCGTTCGCGTCCAGGGCGAGCGCATCGACGGCGTCCTGTCCCAGAACCGCACCAGAAGCCTGCAGGGCAACCGCACCGTCTCGTTCAACGAGTTCTACACGTTCCTGCCCAGCTTCGGCGACGACCAGCTCATGGGGCTGCTCAGCAAAAACAACGTGGCCGTAGCCACCACACCCAAGCAGGAGGACGGCGGCTACCTGTGGTACGCCATTATCTCGCTCTTGCCGTTCCTGCTTATTGTGGGGCTTTTCTACTACCAGTACAAGCGCATGCGCGGGCGCGCCGGTCCGGGCATGGGCATCTTCAACATAGGCAAGTCCAAGGCCACGCTCTACGACAGCACCATGCCGGGCAAGACCTTTGACGATGTGGCCGGAGCGGACAACGCCAAGGGCGAGCTCAGGGAGGTCATCACCTTTCTGAAGGATCCCGAGAAGATTTCCAGGCTCGGCGGCCAGGCGCCCAAGGGCACGCTACTGGTGGGGCCGCCCGGATGCGGCAAGACCCTGATGGCCAAGGCCGTGGCCGGCGAGGCCGGCGTGCCGTTCTACTCCATCTCCGGCTCGGTGTTCATGGAGATGTTTGTGGGCGTGGGTGCGTCCCGCGTGCGCGACATGTTCCAGGAAGCCAAGAAGAACGCGCCGAGCATCATCTTTATCGACGAGCTCGACTCCATAGGCAGGCGCCGCGGCGCAGGCCTGGGCGGTGGCAACGATGAGCGAGAGCAGACCCTGAACCAGCTGCTGAGCGAGATGGACGGGTTCGAACCCAATGAGAACGTGGTGGTGATGAGCGCCACCAACCGCCCGGACATTCTGGACCCGGCTCTGCTGCGGCCGGGGCGCTTTGACCGCCGCATTACCGTGGACCGGCCCACGCGCAAGGCGCGGCTGGCTATCCTGAAGATCCATTCCCGCAAAAAGCCCCTGGCGGACGACGTGGACCTGGACGAGCTGGCGCGCTCCACCCCCGGCTTCAGCGGCGCGGACCTGGAAAACATGCTCAACGAGGCCGCGCTCTTTGCCGCACGCTATGACCGGAAGCGCATCACCCGCGACGACGTGGAGAACGCCCGCGACAGGGTGACCATGGGGCTGGAGCGCAAGGGCCTCTCCCTGACCGACGAGGAGAAGCGGCTCATCGCCTACCACGAGGGCGGCCACGCCCTGGCCGCGGCCAAGCTGAAGCATGCCGACCCCCTGCACAAGATATCCATCATTCCGCGTGCGCGGTCCCTGGGCGCGACCATGCAGCTCCCGGAGGACGAGCGTTACATCTACCGCAAGGAGTACCTGCTGGATCGGCTGGCCACCATGATGGGAGGGCGTGCTTCCGAGCAGGCGGTCTTTGGCGCTCTGACCTCCGGGGCGGGCAGCGACCTTCTGGAAGCCACCAGGCTGGCGCGCAAGATGGTGCTGGAGTGGGGCATGAGCGACGCCTTCAGCCACATCTCCCTGGGCGGCGAGCAGGAGAACGTCTTCCTGGGCGAGGAGATAGCCAAGCGCCGCGACTACGCCGAGGAGACTCAGCACGAGGTGGACCGCCAGGTGCAGGCCATTCTGGACGAGGCCTACGACCGCGCCAGGAAAATCGTGGAGGAGCACCGCGGCGAGCTCGACGCCCTGGTGGAGCGGCTGCTGGAGGAAGAGGAGATATCCGGCGATGAGCTGCGCGAGCTGATCGGCGGGAAAAAACCGGAGTCTCCTGCTGTCGAGGAGGAGCCGGCTCCTGCGCAATAG
- a CDS encoding methyl-accepting chemotaxis protein: MKKSIGIVLITLVSLAILVAMAIIIWYVSSSSFGMALKLGEQEMHQLTENMKSSLKLYLDDAVSVTESLANQQGVRKGFKGESDAASEVFKDSLAAYENYWAMFSFDPDGKVIAGFNADGTDMTGADRSGRNYVKALQDGADSYITPSILKSKSGGGILIFGISQAVRDSNGQLLGGVAVFPKWNIFTEEFLDPIRIGKRGYGLIFDASGTVIAHAVNKDLILKDMSGADFMQPVLNEKSGVTFYPWNGEEKIFTFTSMEKTGWIVGMSAYVSEIAATAKTQRNVLLIIGAATLVMLIAIIALLARRLVVRPVNAIEEFTHSIADGDYSVSLSDNFRYEFTDLSRNISSMVAELKHKLGFSQGVLEGLTLPCAIVGKDHTILWCNHLICDFIGKSGKPEDYIGLPSGEFFYHEANRQTLSNRALDEKRKIEQEVLYTTPAGVTKTVFVTTTPFSDMDGNILGSLALWIDLTDIRTQQHKIEEQRDRIAKAAVEANNVGDQVASASEELSAQIEQASRGTDEQRNRTSEVATSVEEMNATVLEVANNASNTAKGVDEVRVKAQEGERIVMDVVKNIGRVSSMAETLSQDMAGLGKQAEDIGAILGVIQDIADQTNLLALNAAIEAARAGEAGRGFAVVADEVRKLAEKTMSATTEVGRSIQAIQESAKKNITQTETAVQAVRESTEQAEISGQSLRDIVVLVEDSSDQVRSIATASEQQSAASEEINRSMDEINRVADETAQAMRESATAVTDLARLAQDLKGIIDEMQRD; the protein is encoded by the coding sequence ATGAAAAAAAGCATTGGAATTGTACTGATCACACTCGTATCTTTGGCGATTCTCGTCGCCATGGCCATCATCATCTGGTACGTGAGCAGCTCCTCCTTCGGGATGGCTCTCAAGCTTGGCGAGCAGGAGATGCACCAGCTCACCGAAAATATGAAAAGCTCCCTGAAGCTGTATCTGGATGATGCTGTTTCAGTGACAGAGAGCTTGGCGAACCAGCAAGGCGTCCGCAAAGGGTTCAAGGGAGAGAGCGATGCAGCGAGCGAAGTTTTCAAGGATTCTCTCGCCGCGTACGAAAACTACTGGGCCATGTTCTCCTTCGATCCTGACGGCAAGGTCATTGCCGGCTTCAATGCGGATGGTACGGACATGACTGGTGCGGACCGCTCCGGCAGAAACTATGTCAAGGCCCTGCAGGACGGCGCTGACAGCTACATCACGCCTTCCATCCTCAAGTCCAAAAGCGGCGGCGGCATATTGATCTTCGGCATCAGCCAGGCCGTGCGCGACTCCAACGGCCAACTTCTTGGCGGCGTAGCCGTATTCCCCAAGTGGAATATCTTCACCGAGGAGTTCCTGGACCCTATCCGCATCGGGAAGCGCGGATACGGCCTGATCTTTGACGCATCGGGAACAGTCATCGCCCATGCCGTCAACAAGGACCTCATCCTGAAGGACATGAGCGGCGCCGACTTCATGCAGCCAGTCTTGAACGAAAAAAGCGGTGTCACGTTCTACCCGTGGAACGGCGAAGAAAAAATATTTACCTTCACCTCCATGGAGAAAACCGGGTGGATCGTCGGCATGAGCGCGTATGTGTCTGAAATAGCTGCCACCGCCAAGACACAGCGTAACGTGTTGCTGATCATCGGCGCCGCCACGCTGGTCATGCTCATCGCCATTATCGCGCTTCTGGCCCGCAGACTGGTGGTCAGACCGGTCAATGCCATCGAGGAGTTTACCCACAGCATTGCCGACGGCGACTACTCCGTCTCCCTCTCGGACAACTTCCGCTACGAGTTCACCGACCTGTCCCGCAACATCTCGTCCATGGTCGCCGAGCTCAAGCACAAGCTGGGCTTCTCGCAGGGCGTGCTGGAAGGACTCACCCTGCCCTGCGCTATCGTCGGCAAGGACCACACCATCCTCTGGTGCAACCACCTCATATGCGATTTCATCGGAAAATCCGGCAAACCCGAGGACTACATCGGCTTGCCTTCCGGCGAGTTCTTCTATCACGAGGCCAACAGACAGACCTTGTCCAACAGGGCCCTCGACGAGAAGCGGAAGATCGAGCAGGAAGTCCTGTACACGACACCGGCCGGCGTCACCAAGACGGTGTTCGTCACCACCACGCCGTTTTCGGACATGGACGGCAACATCCTCGGCTCGCTCGCCTTGTGGATCGACCTGACCGACATCCGCACCCAGCAGCACAAGATCGAGGAGCAGCGCGACCGCATTGCCAAGGCTGCCGTGGAGGCGAACAACGTGGGCGACCAGGTGGCCTCCGCCTCCGAGGAGCTCTCGGCCCAGATCGAGCAGGCCAGCCGCGGCACCGACGAGCAGCGCAATCGCACCTCCGAGGTGGCCACGTCCGTGGAGGAGATGAACGCCACGGTGCTGGAGGTGGCCAACAACGCCTCGAACACGGCCAAGGGCGTGGACGAGGTGCGCGTCAAGGCGCAGGAAGGCGAACGCATCGTCATGGATGTGGTCAAGAACATCGGCCGGGTGAGCAGCATGGCCGAAACTCTGAGCCAGGACATGGCCGGCCTGGGCAAGCAGGCCGAGGACATCGGCGCCATCCTGGGCGTTATCCAGGACATCGCCGACCAGACCAACCTGCTGGCCCTGAACGCGGCCATCGAGGCGGCCCGCGCAGGCGAGGCCGGCCGGGGGTTCGCCGTGGTGGCGGACGAGGTGCGCAAGCTGGCCGAGAAGACTATGAGCGCGACCACGGAGGTGGGCCGCTCCATCCAGGCTATCCAGGAAAGCGCCAAAAAGAACATCACCCAGACCGAAACCGCCGTGCAGGCCGTCCGCGAAAGCACGGAGCAGGCCGAGATCTCGGGACAGTCCCTGCGCGACATCGTGGTGCTGGTGGAGGATTCCTCGGACCAGGTGCGCAGCATCGCTACGGCGTCGGAGCAACAGTCCGCGGCCAGCGAGGAGATCAACCGCTCCATGGACGAGATCAACCGCGTGGCCGACGAGACCGCCCAGGCCATGCGCGAAAGCGCCACGGCCGTGACGGACCTCGCCCGGCTGGCCCAGGACCTCAAGGGCATCATCGACGAGATGCAGCGGGATTAA
- a CDS encoding bifunctional helix-turn-helix transcriptional regulator/GNAT family N-acetyltransferase: MSVSNTHVSARTIETFRRFNRLYTRLLGLFNRKLLDGPLSLAEARALYEIVAAPGVSAADLSHVLGMDRGQLSRLLNRLIKDGLIERHGEPGGRKVLPLHPTAEGRALLAELEAAADKHAATLFGPMGARENERLRVTLQQLETMLAGAGPQSAARDQGSGVTIRESRPGDLGWIITRHAEYYHREHGFDAEFEKYVLLSLAEYVKKDPAGSRVWIAEHDGAPAGSVGIVQLEGNRAQMRWLLVEGHARGLGVGRLLVEQALTFCRERGYDRVLLWTLEMLHPARALYASFGFTIAETGECLMGGQEMVEECWTLDLRPEGDQPSENNDALVFLTGRGHGHID, encoded by the coding sequence ATGAGCGTGAGCAACACACATGTATCTGCCAGAACTATCGAGACATTCCGCCGCTTCAACCGCCTGTATACGCGGCTGCTGGGCCTGTTCAACAGAAAGCTCCTGGACGGACCGCTGAGCCTGGCCGAGGCGCGGGCGCTGTACGAGATCGTGGCTGCGCCAGGCGTATCGGCCGCCGACCTGAGCCACGTGTTGGGCATGGACCGCGGCCAACTGAGCCGGCTGCTGAACCGGCTCATCAAGGACGGCCTCATTGAGCGCCACGGTGAACCCGGCGGCCGCAAGGTGCTGCCCCTCCACCCCACGGCGGAAGGACGCGCCCTGCTGGCAGAGCTGGAAGCGGCGGCGGACAAACACGCCGCCACGCTCTTTGGCCCCATGGGCGCACGGGAAAACGAGCGCCTGCGCGTCACGCTGCAGCAGTTGGAAACCATGCTGGCCGGCGCCGGCCCGCAGAGCGCAGCCCGAGACCAAGGGTCCGGCGTAACCATCCGCGAGTCCAGACCCGGCGATCTGGGCTGGATCATCACCAGACACGCCGAGTACTACCATCGCGAGCACGGGTTCGACGCCGAGTTCGAAAAGTACGTGCTGCTCAGCCTGGCCGAGTACGTGAAAAAGGACCCGGCCGGCAGCCGGGTGTGGATCGCCGAGCACGACGGCGCGCCTGCCGGCTCCGTGGGCATCGTCCAGCTGGAGGGCAACCGGGCGCAGATGCGCTGGCTGCTGGTGGAGGGCCATGCGCGCGGCCTGGGCGTGGGGCGGTTGCTCGTGGAGCAGGCCCTGACCTTCTGCCGGGAGCGCGGCTACGACCGTGTCCTTCTCTGGACCCTGGAGATGCTGCACCCGGCGCGCGCCCTGTACGCCTCCTTCGGCTTCACCATCGCCGAAACCGGCGAGTGCCTGATGGGCGGGCAGGAGATGGTGGAGGAGTGCTGGACACTGGATCTGCGGCCTGAAGGCGACCAGCCCTCGGAAAACAACGACGCCCTCGTATTCCTGACCGGACGCGGCCACGGCCACATCGACTGA
- a CDS encoding DMT family transporter: MSVSPIAPRRSRWAAYLYLSSAMVIVGSSVVAGKLMVVELPVFLSSALRFVIALAVLVPIMRLREGSCLPRLSSRNWRILALQSLFGSFLFTTFLLYGLGSTSPAAAGVITSTTPAWIGLIAWLAMGERPGRRAVAGIACALLGVLLINTAGTSGHSGTVSLGGNLLVIAAVLCESLFLLMRKGVDQPLTALGASTAISLFGLVWFLPAGVVQAVQFDYAAASTGAWLAVVYYGLVITIVAYLCWFAGIVRVDAATAGVFTGLMPVSAVVLSMLVLGEAMTWPTLAGCALALAGILLISLAKGKEETAASGETTATKTETAAANAS; the protein is encoded by the coding sequence ATGTCCGTTTCCCCCATAGCACCCCGGCGTTCCCGCTGGGCTGCGTATCTGTATCTGAGCTCGGCCATGGTCATCGTGGGCAGCTCTGTGGTGGCCGGCAAGCTCATGGTGGTGGAGCTGCCCGTGTTCCTGTCCTCGGCCCTGCGCTTCGTCATCGCCCTGGCCGTGCTCGTGCCGATCATGCGATTGCGCGAGGGCTCCTGCCTGCCGCGGCTCTCCAGCCGCAACTGGCGCATCCTGGCGCTCCAATCGCTCTTCGGCTCATTCCTCTTCACCACCTTTCTGCTCTACGGCCTGGGCAGCACCTCGCCGGCAGCGGCCGGCGTCATCACCAGCACCACCCCGGCGTGGATCGGCCTCATCGCCTGGCTGGCCATGGGCGAACGGCCGGGCCGCCGCGCCGTGGCCGGCATCGCCTGTGCGCTCCTGGGCGTGCTGCTCATCAACACGGCCGGGACATCCGGCCACAGCGGGACCGTCTCCCTGGGCGGCAACCTACTGGTCATCGCCGCCGTGCTCTGCGAATCGCTTTTCCTGCTCATGCGCAAGGGCGTGGACCAGCCGCTCACGGCCCTGGGCGCGTCCACGGCCATTTCGCTCTTCGGGCTTGTCTGGTTCCTGCCGGCCGGCGTGGTGCAGGCCGTGCAGTTCGACTACGCCGCAGCCAGCACCGGGGCGTGGCTCGCCGTGGTCTACTACGGCCTGGTGATCACCATCGTAGCCTACCTTTGCTGGTTCGCGGGCATCGTGCGAGTGGACGCGGCCACGGCCGGAGTCTTCACCGGGCTCATGCCGGTCAGCGCCGTGGTCCTCTCCATGCTGGTGCTGGGCGAGGCCATGACCTGGCCCACCCTGGCCGGCTGCGCCCTGGCTCTGGCCGGCATCCTGCTCATCTCCTTGGCAAAGGGCAAAGAAGAAACAGCCGCCTCAGGCGAAACGACAGCGACCAAGACGGAAACGGCGGCAGCCAACGCGAGTTGA
- a CDS encoding AraC family transcriptional regulator produces MTRPFPGGPFQGQRMNHPPTEEVRVLAPPAMPGVELMHARYVTQRFSRHFHEEYAIGIIERGAMNFRYLGDDMTAAAGQVNLVVPGEVHDGHAAVAELGWTYRMFYLDPSVLEPALQELTVRPRSVHFQAGVIQDPALAERVLRAHHALGTPGASTLARQTLLLDMLTYWIAEHGEKRSSLPAQRPEPGAAAVAREIINDRHAEDLRLDELATQAGMSPYHLVRVFKARHGLPPHAYLVQVRIGRAKALLRTPMRLADIAAAVGFADQSHLTRHFKRQFGVTPGAYRNFLQNTGDPAA; encoded by the coding sequence ATGACCCGTCCCTTTCCGGGCGGTCCGTTCCAAGGGCAGCGCATGAACCATCCCCCGACAGAAGAAGTACGCGTGCTCGCACCGCCGGCCATGCCCGGCGTGGAGCTGATGCACGCCCGCTACGTGACCCAGCGTTTCTCCAGGCATTTCCACGAGGAGTACGCCATCGGGATCATCGAGCGCGGGGCCATGAATTTCCGCTACCTGGGTGACGACATGACAGCGGCGGCCGGGCAGGTGAACCTGGTGGTGCCTGGCGAGGTCCACGACGGCCACGCCGCCGTGGCGGAGCTCGGCTGGACGTACCGGATGTTCTACCTCGACCCCTCGGTGCTGGAGCCGGCGCTGCAGGAGCTCACGGTTCGGCCGCGCTCGGTCCACTTCCAGGCCGGCGTCATCCAGGACCCGGCCCTGGCCGAGCGGGTGCTGCGCGCCCACCACGCCCTGGGCACGCCCGGCGCCTCTACCCTGGCCAGGCAAACCCTGCTGCTGGACATGCTCACCTACTGGATTGCCGAGCACGGCGAAAAGCGCTCCTCCCTGCCGGCCCAGCGGCCGGAGCCCGGCGCGGCCGCCGTGGCGCGAGAGATCATCAACGACCGCCACGCCGAGGACTTGCGGTTGGACGAGCTCGCGACCCAGGCCGGCATGAGCCCCTACCACCTGGTGCGCGTGTTCAAGGCGCGCCACGGCCTCCCTCCCCACGCTTACCTCGTACAGGTGCGCATCGGCCGGGCCAAGGCACTGCTGCGCACGCCCATGCGGCTGGCCGACATTGCCGCGGCCGTTGGCTTTGCCGATCAGAGCCACCTCACCCGCCACTTCAAGCGCCAGTTCGGCGTCACGCCGGGCGCATACCGCAATTTTCTTCAAAACACCGGCGACCCTGCCGCGTAG
- a CDS encoding methyltransferase type 11, with product MLYEDRYLARRVNVWRDIFPKGLEEKLSGCRVDDSICCDYGPGQLVPPAREANVLRLPFEDFQQRTISGRHVTTRLGRFYPQGMLRDILGVFPSTTTPFRIVEMDDHGFVADCNHPLARFPLTLEARVLRLEDKSGETDGRLSHWVEEFCNWGPGMQAHLPDTATDFVDKEFFDRIDTAADASFYADPRIIGHVDSQASANLQAIYSRSLQPGMRVLDLMSSVESHLPLEMDIVVTGLGLNGVEMSKNPRLSRYVVHDLNTDATTLLQPSGYEAVVCSLSFEYLTHPVAVLNNVHDLLVPGGVLLVGLSNRWFPTKVISGWVDLHEFERVGYVLDCMQRAGFTCKEAVSMRNDWRPPWDDHFVETRGVSDPVYVVRAEKAA from the coding sequence GTGCTGTACGAAGACCGTTATCTCGCCCGCCGCGTAAACGTCTGGCGTGACATATTTCCCAAGGGTCTGGAGGAGAAGCTTTCCGGCTGCCGTGTCGATGACAGCATCTGTTGCGACTACGGCCCCGGCCAGCTTGTCCCGCCGGCTCGCGAGGCCAATGTTCTGCGTCTGCCCTTTGAAGATTTTCAGCAGCGCACGATTTCTGGCCGTCATGTCACGACCCGGCTCGGGCGGTTCTACCCGCAAGGCATGCTGCGCGATATTCTCGGCGTGTTCCCGAGCACAACCACGCCGTTCCGTATCGTGGAGATGGACGACCACGGCTTTGTTGCGGACTGCAACCATCCTTTGGCGCGATTTCCCCTCACCCTGGAGGCGCGGGTCCTGCGGCTGGAGGACAAGAGCGGCGAGACCGACGGTCGGCTCAGTCACTGGGTGGAGGAGTTCTGCAACTGGGGTCCGGGAATGCAGGCGCATCTGCCTGATACAGCCACGGACTTCGTGGACAAGGAGTTCTTCGACCGCATCGACACGGCGGCCGACGCCTCATTCTACGCCGATCCGCGCATTATCGGGCACGTGGACTCCCAGGCCAGCGCCAACCTGCAGGCCATCTACTCGCGCTCGTTGCAGCCGGGCATGCGCGTGCTCGACCTCATGAGCAGCGTGGAGTCCCACCTGCCTCTGGAGATGGACATTGTCGTCACCGGCCTCGGACTCAACGGCGTGGAGATGTCCAAGAACCCCCGCCTCTCGCGATACGTCGTCCACGACCTGAACACGGACGCCACCACACTGCTGCAGCCTTCGGGCTATGAGGCCGTTGTCTGCAGCCTTTCCTTCGAGTACCTCACGCATCCGGTGGCCGTGCTGAACAACGTCCACGATCTCCTGGTTCCCGGCGGCGTGCTGCTGGTGGGGCTTTCCAACCGCTGGTTCCCCACCAAGGTGATTTCCGGCTGGGTCGACCTGCACGAGTTCGAGCGCGTGGGCTATGTGCTCGATTGCATGCAGCGCGCCGGATTCACCTGCAAGGAGGCCGTAAGCATGCGCAACGATTGGCGTCCACCATGGGACGACCACTTCGTGGAAACACGCGGGGTCAGCGATCCTGTCTACGTGGTCCGGGCGGAGAAGGCGGCGTAG